In Anaeromyxobacter diazotrophicus, a genomic segment contains:
- a CDS encoding amino acid ABC transporter substrate-binding protein, protein MELSRRTVTLAALAAALTTAPGLARAGKTLDAVRHRGEVVCGVNTSGAGFSGTDSQGRWTGLDVDMCRAVAAAVLKDANKVRFVPLNSQQRFTALQSGEVDVLSRNTTWSLTRDASLGIVFTGINYFDGQGFMVPKKLKVDSAKKLGGAQLCVQAGTTSEKNVAEWFAAHGLKYKSVVFDNAEAIQAAFFSGRCQAYTTDMSDLAGARTHAQNPSDWVVLPEVISKEPLGPAVRRGDDEWFQIVRWTLFAMIEAEEDGITQATADQLRTSSKSPDVQRMLGVGEDTGKLLGLDKEWSYRIVKQVGTYGDSFERNLGPKTPVGLPRGVNKLWTQGGLMYAPPVR, encoded by the coding sequence ATGGAGCTCTCGCGCAGGACCGTCACCCTCGCCGCGCTGGCCGCGGCGCTCACCACCGCCCCGGGCCTCGCCCGCGCCGGCAAGACCCTCGACGCGGTCCGCCACCGCGGCGAGGTGGTGTGCGGCGTCAACACCTCCGGCGCCGGCTTCTCCGGCACCGACAGCCAGGGCCGCTGGACCGGCCTCGACGTGGACATGTGCCGGGCGGTCGCGGCCGCGGTGCTGAAGGACGCGAACAAGGTGCGCTTCGTGCCGCTCAACTCGCAGCAGCGCTTCACCGCGCTGCAGTCGGGCGAGGTGGACGTCCTCTCCCGCAACACCACCTGGTCGCTCACCCGCGACGCCTCCCTCGGCATCGTCTTCACCGGCATCAACTACTTCGACGGCCAGGGCTTCATGGTGCCGAAGAAGCTCAAGGTGGACAGCGCCAAGAAGCTCGGCGGCGCGCAGCTGTGCGTGCAGGCGGGCACCACCAGCGAGAAGAACGTCGCCGAGTGGTTCGCCGCGCACGGGCTCAAGTACAAGTCGGTGGTGTTCGACAACGCCGAGGCCATCCAGGCCGCCTTCTTCTCCGGCCGCTGCCAGGCCTACACCACCGACATGTCCGACCTCGCCGGCGCGCGCACCCACGCCCAGAACCCGTCCGACTGGGTGGTGCTGCCGGAGGTCATCTCGAAGGAGCCGCTCGGCCCGGCGGTGCGCCGCGGCGACGACGAGTGGTTCCAGATCGTCCGCTGGACGCTCTTCGCGATGATCGAGGCGGAGGAGGACGGCATCACCCAGGCCACCGCCGACCAGCTCCGGACCTCGAGCAAGTCGCCCGACGTGCAGCGCATGCTGGGCGTGGGCGAGGACACGGGCAAGCTGCTCGGCCTCGACAAGGAGTGGTCGTACCGGATCGTGAAGCAGGTCGGCACCTACGGCGACAGCTTCGAGCGCAACCTCGGCCCGAAGACGCCGGTCGGCCTGCCGCGCGGCGTGAACAAGCTGTGGACGCAGGGCGGCCTCATGTACGCGCCGCCCGTTCGATAG